The bacterium genomic interval CAATACTTTTTCGATTGGCCTGCATGCTCTTTTCGGTGTCACTTTCAAAATGCCCAGGGCTTTCCCAACATTCTGGCCGCGGATCATATCGATCACTAAACGCGCTTTCTGCGGAGAAAGCTTGAAATACTTTCCCTTGGCTTTACTGACTTCACTCACTTCTTCTGGCATAAATACGCTCCCTACTTCGGCGCGGGCGCTTTGGTAGCGGCCTTTTCCGATTTTGCCGGATGTCCATGGAATACACGAGTCGGGGCGAATTCACCGAGCTTGTGCCCTACCATATTTTCCGTAATGAAAACCGGAACGAATTTCTTTCCGTTATGCACGGCAATTGTATGACCCACCATGTCGGGAATGACCGTGGATCTGCGGG includes:
- the rpsS gene encoding 30S ribosomal protein S19; this encodes MSRSLKKGPFVDHHLSKKITGMNERSEKKVLQTWSRRSTVIPDMVGHTIAVHNGKKFVPVFITENMVGHKLGEFAPTRVFHGHPAKSEKAATKAPAPK